In a genomic window of Trichoderma atroviride chromosome 4, complete sequence:
- a CDS encoding uncharacterized protein (EggNog:ENOG41~TransMembrane:7 (o20-41i53-73o93-119i131-161o173-196i208-229o249-268i)) → MGPKGMGFPTDGVDNHGWKLYIASMVMIIFAGLVVVARCIGRVYLYNFGVDDIVIIISLLFSVVLSGAVQVAIGNGYGMHKADLTAIELETALRWFFIAQTPYKVTICLNKVATILLYLRIFVTQKFQIAAYTVMGIIIAWTIGAVTSTIFQCVPVAGAWNRKLDATCINTDIFWIAYAVMNILTDVMVLALPIAPIMALQLSTRNKLMICAIFMMGGFVTVTSILRAASVKNSLANKSDTTWNFIDRGIWTLIEANSGIIGACLPALRQPLARTFPHIFGSITRNSNYEDDRGPGKGTYPLSSLPRQASSSALWHGGAHGRPIVSSGSETIMERTSDERCFIDEGVDGNDSGSEMLGPHGISRTVKVARTPFHVHTKGITMPRMPRQSLNKRILV, encoded by the exons ATGGGGCCAAAGGGTATGGGCTTCCCTACCGACGGAGTAGACAACCATGGCTGGAAGCTGTACATTGCGTCCATGGTGATGATTATCTTTGCCGGTTTGGTTGTTGTCGCCAGATGCATAGGCCGAGTCTACCTCTACAACTTTGGTGTTGATGATATCGTGATAATCATTTCACTG TTGTTTTCAGTTGTTCTCTCTGGTGCTGTTCAGGTTGCCATTGGGAATGGATATGGCATGCACAAAGCTGACCTCACCGCCATCGAGCTCGAGACGGCGCTCAGGTGGTTCTTCATCGCACAAACGCCTTACAAAGTAACCATTTGCCTCAATAAAGTGGCCACCATCTTGCTCTACCTGCGCATCTTTGTCACCCAAAAGTTCCAGATTGCTGCTTATACCGTCATGGGGATCATTATCGCTTGGACCATTGGAGCTGTGACATCAACGATTTTTCAATGCGTACCGGTTGCGGGTGCGTGGAATAGGAAACTTGACGCAACATGCATCAACACGGATATATTCTGGATCGCATATGCTGTTATGAACATTTTGACGGACGTCATGGTTTTGGCTCTTCCTATTGCGCCCATTATGGCGCTTCAGTTGAGCACGCGCAACAAGTTGATGATTtgcgccatcttcatgatGGGTGGATT CGTTACTGTCACGTCCATCCTCAGGGCAGCATCTGTGAAGAACTCGCTTGCCAACAAATCCGATACCACATGGAACTTTATCGACCGCGGAATATGGACATTGATTGAGGCGAACTCTGGCATTATCGGCGCCTGTCTTCCCGCCCTCCGGCAGCCGCTAGCTCGGACATTCCCTCACATCTTCGGCTCCATTACGAGAAACTCCAATTATGAAGACGACAGAGGGCCGGGCAAGGGAACCTATCCTCTATCCAGCCTGCCTAGACAAGCGTCCAGCTCTGCTTTGTGGCATGGAGGGGCACACGGCCGCCCAATTGTATCTTCCGGATCCGAAACAATAATGGAGAGAACAAGTGATGAGCGATGCTTTATCGACGAGGGTGTCGATGGAAACGATAGTGGTTCCGAGATGCTGGGTCCTCATGGAATCTCAAGAACAGTCAAAGTTGCGAGAACACCATTTCACGTACACACAAAAGGCATTACCATGCCAAGGATGCCACGTCAGAGTCTTAATAAAAGGATCCTTGTTTGA
- a CDS encoding uncharacterized protein (EggNog:ENOG41~TransMembrane:3 (i12-33o263-281i302-322o)) — protein sequence MTKSSPSLSRFIVDLRVVNFVLGLVWLITFRYLQQTTYYDPSSFFFRWDAAYQPLYSAVREQEADAFLASSQSQKSRLLKESEKSLVHAAPYCIGIPTLQRERAQFFAKTAASLVDTLTAEERDSIHIVVLLSDNDATANSAFGQHWLHAIADTVVVHEDTPKDLVAENGYQTIPRHPEFAARDERVRRDYSVLSETCRQNDAEYFILVEDDVIAARDWFQRLQDAAPQVNERAVAKHRDWLYLRLFYTETYMGWNSEEWPTYIRNIFLMYAAVLGAMLAIRQVFHMAQPSAKERSSKISKLLMANILVVWMPLFIGLGFMAGRLTVSPLPFGVQEMPRYGCCSQSLVIPSRHLTTLEEKLKEAPYDLPADSTIERIADSLELDKWALVPSAFQHIGARGSSARGGARKSTWNFSFERLYSA from the coding sequence ATGACTAAATCATCTCCTTCGTTGTCGCGTTTTATAGTCGATCTCCGGGTGGTCAACTTTGTGCTCGGCTTAGTCTGGCTCATTACTTTCCGATACCTTCAACAGACTACCTACTACGACCCGtcctcattcttcttccgctggGATGCCGCGTATCAGCCACTTTACTCTGCGGTAAGAGAGCAGGAAGCCGATGCGTTCCTCGCCTCAAGCCAGTCGCAAAAGAGCAGGCTGTTGAAAGAGTCGGAGAAGAGTCTTGTTCATGCCGCGCCTTACTGTATCGGCATCCCAACTCTCCAAAGAGAGCGCGCGCAATTTTTCGCCAAAACAGCAGCGTCCCTCGTCGATACCCTGACAGCCGAAGAGCGAGATTCAATACACATTGTTGTTCTTTTGTCCGACAACGATGCGACAGCGAATTCAGCATTTGGACAGCATTGGCTTCACGCAATCGCCGACACCGTTGTGGTTCATGAGGATACGCCCAAGGACCTAGTGGCGGAAAATGGCTACCAGACGATCCCGCGACATCCCGAATTTGCGGCCAGAGACGAACGAGTACGACGCGACTACTCTGTACTTTCTGAAACATGTCGCCAAAATGACGCCGAATACTTTATCCTAGTCGAAGATGACGTTATTGCCGCGAGAGACTGGTTCCAGCGACTTCAAGACGCAGCACCGCAAGTAAACGAGCGCGCCGTTGCTAAACATCGAGACTGGCTGTACCTTCGGCTTTTTTACACCGAGACTTATATGGGCTGGAACTCGGAGGAATGGCCCACGTATATACGCAACATTTTCTTGATGTACGCGGCCGTTTTGGGAGCCATGCTCGCCATTCGACAAGTCTTCCACATGGCGCAGCCCTCTGCCAAAGAACGAAGCTCCAAAATTTCGAAACTCCTGATGGCGAACATACTCGTCGTATGGATGCCCTTGTTTATCGGGCTAGGGTTTATGGCTGGTCGGTTAACAGTCAGCCCACTCCCGTTTGGCGTTCAAGAGATGCCGCGGTACGGTTGTTGTAGCCAGAGCTTAGTTATACCAAGTCGGCATCTCACCACActtgaagagaagctgaaagagGCCCCCTATGACCTACCCGCCGATTCTACAATCGAAAGGATAGCGGATAGCCTTGAGCTTGACAAATGGGCACTTGTGCCAAGTGCTTTTCAGCATATTGGAGCAAGGGGATCGTCAGCTAGAGGAGGCGCCCGTAAGTCGACGTGGAATTTCAGTTTCGAGAGGCTCTATTCGGCGTAA
- a CDS encoding uncharacterized protein (EggNog:ENOG41~TransMembrane:1 (i51-68o)~MEROPS:MER0003908), producing MMQKSRLYIMRCEGTELRKTILSSASGKAFTCTTSTQSETSLLPLAFTMKSLTLLSAFFASALAAVIHPPKVSYDGYKVFRLAVDNDNIDRINGVIDKLNLQTWKAAKKTGSFTDIVVEPSQLEAFNKETFGLKTIVMHENLGASIADEAAFQPYAVGAVNSTWFTSYHAYADHLQFLTDLHTQFPNTSEIVTSGSSLNGNPITGIHFWGSGSKPGVNPAVVLHGTVHAREWIATMVVEYFAYTLLTSTDATTKSFLNKYDFYVFPVVNVDGFLYTQASDRLWRKNRQTNSGSSCVGRDINRNWNYKWDVPGGASTDPCADDYKGVSAGDTVEFKALSSYIQKIKTAQGLKLYIDYHSYSQLFMTPYGYSCSAVAPNNNELQSLAKGAVAAIQAVHGTSFAYGPICSTIYQATGSSVDYVNDVIGSDYTFTSELRDTGRYGFVLPANQIQPSGEEAYAGFKYLLQNMK from the exons ATGATGCAAAAGAGTCGACTATATATTATGAGATGCGAAGGTACTGAACTGAGAAAGACTATCCTATCGTCAGCGTCTGGCAAGGCATTCACTTGTACTACCAGTACACAAAGTGAAACCTCACTGTTACCGTTGGCCTTTACCATGAAGTCTCTTACACTGCTATCGGCCTTCTTTGCTTCGGCACTGGCTGCCGTTATCCACCCCCCGAAGGTGTCCTACGATGGCTACAAGGTCTTTCGACTAGCCGTCGACAACGACAATATTGATCGCATCAACGGCGTTATTGATAAGCTGAACCTTCAGACGTGGAAGGCTGCTAAGAAAACAGGCTCCTTCACAGACATCGTAGTCGAGCCCAGCCAGCTGGAAGCTTTCAATAAAGAGACATTCGGCTTGAAGACCATTGTCATGCACGAGAATCTTGGTGCCTCCATTGCAGACGAAGCTGCTTTCCAGCCCTATGCTGTTGGCGCTGTCAACAGCACATGGTTCACCTCATACCATGCCTATGCAGACCACCTTCAGTTCCTCACAGACCTGCATACGCAGTTCCCCAACACTTCGGAGATTGTCACTTCTGGCTCCTCTCTGAACGGCAACCCCATCACTGGTATTCACTTTTGGGGAAGTGGAAGCAAGCCTGGCGTCAATCCTGCCGTTGTCCTGCACGGAACTGTTCATGCCAGAGAATGGATTGCTACCATGGTTGTCGAGTATTTTGCTTATACTCTCCTGACAAGCACCGACGCTACAACAAAGAGTTTTCTGAACAAATATGACTTTTACGTCTTTCCTGTTGTGAATGTCGATG GATTCCTGTATACCCAGGCCAGCGACCGTCTGTGGCGCAAGAACCGTCAAACAAACTCTGGAAGCTCATGTGTCGGCCGTGATATCAACCGAAACTGGAATTACAAGTGGGATGTTCCTGGAGGCGCATCCACTGATCCTTGCGCCGACGATTACAAGGGCGTTAGTGCGGGCGATACCGTCGAGTTCAAGGCTCTGTCTTCATACATTCAGAAGATCAAGACTGCCCAAGGCCTCAAGCTATACATCGACTATCACTCCTACTCCCAACTCTTCATGACTC CCTATGGATATTCCTGCAGCGCCGTCGCTCCCAACAACAACGAGCTGCAGTCTCTCGCAAAGGGCGCCGTTGCCGCCATCCAGGCCGTCCATGGAACGTCGTTTGCCTACGGCCCCATCTGCTCGACCATCTACCAAGCCACCGGCTCCAGCGTCGACTATGTCAATGATGTTATCGGATCGGACTACACCTTTACTTCTGAGCTGAGAGACACTGGCAGATACGGCTTCGTGCTGCCAGCTAACCAG
- a CDS encoding uncharacterized protein (TransMembrane:10 (i109-132o144-163i306-328o340-366i803-825o831-852i898-917o937-958i979-997o1003-1027i)) encodes MSRGSVNSRRDLPSSPYSGVQIEYRTLSIHVSESRQVDSDNLPDIKEKKDNKEEYFSNLTFHELEVDQLCQQLNVSQEMGLSESAAALRIQRDGRNTLPHPKPNYLKKLLMYVFGGFCSVLWVGVIIFFICWRPLSNPPSPTNLALAILVLIVIVLQAGFSAFQDWSTSRTMNSIIDLLPSDALVCRDGQLMKIKATELVSGDIVHLQIGNKVPADMRIINHSGDLRFDRAILTGESDEVDASVDQTEENFLESRNIALMGTLVVNGSGVGVVVLTGPRSVMGRIAKATASAEERPTLIQREITRFVYIIVALTVVLALIILLTWVGWLRKDHPDYMNVVAMLNNVMGCVVAFIPEGMPVAVALTLMMVAKRMKASNVLPKGLSTVETLGCVNVICSDKTGTLTQNQMHVNSLAFLDEPIAIQDLYNNLASDKVDAGMKKLHQAASLCNDATFEPSTLHLPVASRTIQGNATDGAVLRFSAGAPTTHEKAADQPTKVFQIPFNSKNKWMLTMYKIPTESQATNEFQVFVKGAPDVLLPSCTAYWSRKSKCVMPLDGPAKVAFKEYQDKLSKNAERVIVLCMKSMTVDESIGTNSFGDEVTSRATEDLTVVGILGITDPPRPETLSTVQECRRAGTRFFMVTGDYGLTAAAIGRNVGIITCERDPDTIDTIKANNDIDAVKKLNEARITGECNSLLLEGQSLGSLSDEDWSIICEYQEIVFARTTPEQKLRIVEEFRKRDNVVAVTGDGVNDAPALRAADVGVAIVSGSDVAIEAADLVLLDRFDSIIDAIRLGRLVFQNLQKVIAYLLPAGSWSEIWPVILNVFFGVPLPLSSFLMIMICVFTDLFLSLSLIMEKEEFDLLSLPPRNHKKDHLINLKIYGQAYLFTGTAETICAHSMFFLYMWKAAGIPVHQLFFLFEGYTDGFHGYTQDQLNQFNYTGQCVYFVTLVILQWGNILSVRNRRLSIVQADPFTQKRRNPWLLLSMLISLAIAIFVTEVPGLQTLFLTASVPIEYWLIPIPLALGILALDEFRKLIVRLFPNGPVAKVAW; translated from the coding sequence ATGAGTCGCGGTTCGGTCAACAGCCGTCGCGATCTGCCCTCTTCGCCTTACTCCGGGGTCCAGATTGAATATCGAACCTTGTCTATTCACGTCTCCGAGTCCCGCCAGGTCGATTCTGATAATTTGCCTGATATCAAGGAGAAAAAGGACAACAAGGAAGAGTACTTCTCCAACTTGACTTTTCATGAGCTCGAGGTCGATCAGCTCTGCCAACAGCTCAATGTCTCTCAGGAGATGGGCCTGTCGGAGAGTGCTGCCGCGTTGAGAATTCAACGAGATGGAAGGAACACGCTGCCTCACCCCAAGCCAAACTATCTGAAGAAGCTTCTGATGTAtgtctttggcggcttctgTTCCGTTTTGTGGGTGggcgtcatcatcttcttcatctgctggcGACCCCTGAGCAATCCTCCTTCTCCTACCAACTTGGCTCTCGCCATTCTTGTTCTCATTGTCATTGTCCTCCAGGCTGGCTTTTCTGCCTTCCAGGACTGGTCTACTTCTCGTACTATGAATTCCATCATCGACCTTCTCCCTTCAGACGCTCTGGTATGTCGTGATGGCCAGTTGATGAAAATCAAGGCTACCGAGCTTGTAAGCGGAGATATTGTCCATCTGCAGATTGGCAACAAGGTGCCTGCGGATATGCGAATCATCAATCACTCTGGTGATCTTCGCTTTGACCGTGCCATCCTGACTGGAGAGTCTGATGAGGTTGATGCTTCGGTTGACCAGACTGAAGAAAACTTCCTGGAGAGCCGCAACATTGCTCTTATGGGCACTCTGGTTGTCAACGGCAGCGGTGTTGGAGTTGTTGTCCTGACAGGTCCTCGCTCCGTCATGGGCCGCATTGCAAAGGCTACTGCGTCGGCAGAGGAGCGACCAACTCTGATCCAAAGAGAAATCACCCGATTCGTCTACATCATTGTTGCCTTGACCGTTGTTCTCGCTCTCATTATCCTCCTAACATGGGTTGGCTGGCTGCGTAAAGACCACCCCGACTACATGAATGTTGTGGCCATGCTCAACAATGTCATGGGATGCGTCGTCGCCTTCATTCCCGAGGGTATGCCTGTCGCTGTCGCGCTGACTCTTATGATGGTGGCAAAACGCATGAAAGCTTCCAATGTTTTGCCCAAAGGTCTTTCTACCGTCGAAACGCTGGGCTGTGTCAATGTCATCTGCTCCGACAAGACTGGTACTTTGACTCAGAATCAAATGCATGTCAACTCCCTCGCCTTCCTCGACGAGCCCATTGCTATCCAAGACCTCTACAACAACCTCGCAAGCGACAAGGTCGATGCCGgaatgaagaagcttcacCAGGCCGCTTCTCTGTGCAACGACGCCACCTTTGAGCCGTCTACCCTTCATCTCCCTGTTGCCTCCCGTACCATTCAAGGCAACGCCACAGATGGTGCTGTTCTCAGATTCTCTGCTGGTGCTCCTACAACCCACGAGAAGGCAGCAGACCAGCCCACCAAGGTCTTCCAGATTCCCTTCAACTCCAAGAACAAGTGGATGCTCACAATGTACAAAATTCCCACTGAAAGCCAAGCAACCAACGAGTTCCAGGTCTTCGTCAAGGGAGCTCCCGACGTCCTCCTGCCATCCTGCACCGCCTACTGGTCTCGCAAGTCAAAATGTGTCATGCCCCTCGACGGTCCCGCAAAGGTTGCCTTCAAGGAATACCAAGACAAGTTGTCCAAGAATGCCGAGCGTGTCATTGTCCTCTGCATGAAGAGCATGACTGTTGACGAATCCATTGGCACCAACAGCTTTGGCGACGAGGTTACCAGCCGAGCCACCGAAGACCTCACAGTTGTCGGTATTCTTGGTATCACTGATCCCCCTCGCCCGGAGACCCTCAGCACCGTCCAAGAGTGCCGTCGTGCTGGAACCAGATTCTTCATGGTTACTGGTGACTATGGTCTcactgccgctgccattggccgcaacgtcggcatcatcacctGCGAGCGGGACCCTGATACTATCGACACCATCAAGGCTAACAACGACATCGATGCCGTTAAGAAGCTGAATGAGGCCCGTATTACTGGCGAGTGCAACAGCCTTCTCCTTGAGGGACAGAGTCTCGGTTCTCTCTCCGATGAAGACTGGAGCATCATCTGTGAATATCAAGAGATTGTCTTTGCGCGAACGACGCCTGAGCAGAAACTCCGCATTGTGGAAGAGTTCCGGAAGCGCGACAACGTTGTGGCTGTGACTGGTGACGGAGTCAACGACGCGCCCGCCCTTCGCGCCGCTGATGTCGGTGTCGCCATCGTCTCTGGAAGTGATGTTGCCATCGAGGCAGCTGATCTTGTCTTGCTTGATCGTTTCGACTCCATCATCGATGCCATCCGTCTCGGCCGTCTCGTTTTCCAAAATCTGCAAAAGGTCATTGCCTACCTTCTCCCGGCCGGTAGTTGGTCTGAGATTTGGCCCGTCATTCTCAATGTTTTCTTTGGCGTACCTCTCCCACTGAGCTCGTTCCTCATGATTATGATTTGTGTCTTCACCGATCTGTTCTTGTCTCTGTCTCTGAtcatggagaaggaagagttTGATCTTCTTTCGCTGCCCCCTCGAAACCATAAGAAAGACCATCTCATTAACCTCAAGATCTACGGCCAAGCATACCTCTTCACTGGTACTGCCGAAACTATCTGCGCCCATTCCATGTTCTTCTTATATATGTGGAAGGCGGCCGGCATTCCTGTTcaccagctcttcttccttttcgaGGGCTACACCGACGGCTTTCACGGCTACACTCAGGATCAGCTCAACCAGTTCAACTACACCGGCCAGTGCGTTTACTTTGTCaccctcgtcatcctccaaTGGGGCAACATTCTCTCTGTGCGCAACCGCCGTCTCAGCATCGTCCAGGCCGATCCATTTACCCAAAAGCGTCGCAACCCTTGGCTGCTCCTCAGCATGCTCATCAGTCTTGCCATTGCTATTTTCGTCACCGAGGTTCCAGGCCTCCAGACATTGTTCCTCACGGCATCGGTTCCCATTGAGTATTGGTTGATTCCTATTCCCCTAGCTCTGGGTATTTTGGCCCTAGACGAGTTCCGCAAGTTGATTGTTAGACTTTTCCCTAACGGGCCTGTTGCTAAGGTTGCGTGGTAA
- a CDS encoding uncharacterized protein (EggNog:ENOG41~MEROPS:MER0033188~SECRETED:SignalP(1-25)) — protein sequence MLLPKAKGTALILSAATAVAASVGATTPSCNTRQFLTVSTSNGPVIGHAASNSDCVIEYLGIPFAQPPVGDLRFAAPAKITAKNTYEAAHYGADCPLTPSKPVDYPGFTPQAQRIINYFASGAGTPQSEDCLTLNIWSKATRNSLKAKKPVLVFFYGGRFAIGNTDTPFYTGKYFADAEDIVVVTVNYRINIFGFPGAPGSTQNLGLRDQRAAVEWVRENIKQFGGDAYKITIAGQSAGGVSVDYWTYAYEKDPIVKGVIAHSGNAFSFPVNAPRRP from the exons ATGCTTctccccaaggccaagggcacGGCCTTGATCCTAagtgctgccactgctgtAGCTGCTTCCGTGGGTGCCACGACACCATCATGTAACACACGGCAATTCCTCACCGTGTCGACGTCCAACGGCCCAGTTATAGGCCACGCTGCCTCCAACTCCGACTGCGTGATCGAGTATCTGGGCATTCCGTTTGCGCAACCGCCTGTTGGAGACTTGCGATTCGCAGCGCCTGCTAAGATCACAGCCAAGAATACGTATGAAGCGGCCCATTATGGAGCTGACTGTCCTCTGACGCCGTCAAAGCCTGTGGACTATCCCGGGTTCACGCCTCAAGCGCAGCGCATCATCAATTATTTCGCGAGTGGTGCGGGCACTCCCCAGAGCGAAGACTGCCTCACTCTAAACATTTGGTCCAAAGCGACGCGGAACTCACtaaaagcaaagaagcccGTGTTGGTCTTCTTTTACGGTGGCA GGTTTGCCATTGGAAACACAGATACTCCCTTCTACACTGGCAAATACTtcgccgacgccgaggacATCGTGGTGGTCACCGTCAATTACCGAATCAACATCTTTGGTTTTCCCGGCGCCCCAGGCTCGACGCAGAATCTCGGACTCCGCGACCAGCGAGCAGCCGTAGAATGGGTTCGTGAGAACATCAAGCAGTTCGGCGGCGATGCATACAAGATTACCATCGCTGGCCAATCCGCTGGAGGCGTGTCGGTGGATTACTGGACTTATGCATACGAAAAGGATCCCATTGTCAAAGGCGTCATTGCACACTCGGGCAACGCCTTCAGCTTTCCTGTCAATGCCCCCCGGCGTCCCTGA
- a CDS encoding uncharacterized protein (EggNog:ENOG41), giving the protein MSVYTADVANLYNILGAGELSRLDTHPVELLVTLRTINEALPLTPQRIADVGGGPGKYAFALADQGHLVDLVDLSPGLIQLAQIEQDKRKAAGKENLLQSLSVGNVLDPTILQHGIYDAVLLLGPLYHLVEDSERVTAVANAARLAKPNGVLFVAFISIAAHLRDIAMREPERLITDKEFYAKYLQDGRYEKFKPGIGNVHGFHTQVGNVKFFFTDNFAGTMELMELRSQEGILGGNLDTALSKSQPQVLQAWADLMYEKYSTGEEHLGCADHLIAVLKKRS; this is encoded by the exons ATGTCGGTTTATACTGCCG ACGTAGCCAACCTCTACAACATTCTCGGCGCTGGTGAGCTCTCACGCCTCGACACCCACCCTGTAGAGCTCCTCGTGACTCTCCGCACAATCAACGAAGCCCTTCCCCTTACACCCCAGCGGATTGCCGACGTTGGAGGTGGTCCCGGAAAATATGCATTTGCCCTCGCGGATCAAGGACATTTAGTcgatcttgttgatcttAGTCCTGGGCTAATCCAACTTGCTCAAATCGAACAGGACAAGCGTAAGGCTGCTGGGAAGGAAAATCTTCTTCAAAGCCTTTCAGTTGGAAACGTGCTAGACCCGACTATTCTACAGCATGGTATCTACGATGCTGTACTGCTCTTGGGACCCCTGTATCACTTAGTAGAGGACTCGGAACGAGTAACAGCTGTCGCCAATGCTGCGCGGCTGGCGAAGCCCAATGGCGTACTTTTTGTAGCTTTCATAAGCATTGCGGCGCATCTGAGAGATATTGCGATGAGAGAGCCAGAGAGACTCATTACAGACAAGGAATTCTACGCCAAATAT CTTCAGGACGGTCGATATGAGAAATTCAAGCCTGGAATCGGCAACGTCCACGGCTTTCACACGCAAGTGGGCAATgtcaaatttttttttaccgaCAACTTCGCTGGCACGATGGAGCTCATGGAATTGCGATCGCAGGAAGGTATCCTGGGTGGTAATCTTGATACTGCATTATCCAAGTCTCAGCCGCAGGTTCTTCAAGCGTGGGCGGACTTGATGTACGAGAAGTATTCTACTGGAGAGGAACATCTGGGATGTGCGGATCATTTGATTGCTGTTttaaagaagagaagctaa
- a CDS encoding uncharacterized protein (EggNog:ENOG41): MACMREADWQAIKAAAASIKPASTTSVLRSTPAFYPIPDDEIVFSDYVNLTNSGRFAKVPLLLGNNNNEDGYYRIPAYASGIIPTDAQVSSFLLESFTCPVSHQANARRAHGVPAWAYRYMADWNNTRLFPTSGAYHGVDLHMIFGASTDVSGLPTTADQRSLTRLMQHAWFSFSNNPSSGLNSIGWPEFDQKTASLIVLGQNNTPKAQFVLPSDFNSPCPNVTLGGSGTLGP, from the coding sequence ATGGCTTGTATGCGCGAGGCTGATTGGCAGGCTATcaaagccgccgcagctAGCATCAAGCCTGCTTCAACCACCAGTGTCCTACGAAGCACCCCTGCCTTCTATCCAATCCCAGACGACGAGATTGTGTTTTCAGATTATGTCAACTTGACCAATTCTGGCCGCTTTGCAAAGGTGCCCCTCCTACTGGGCAACAACAATAATGAAGATGGATATTACCGTATCCCTGCCTACGCCTCCGGCATCATACCGACGGATGCCCAAGTctcatcttttctcctcGAGTCTTTCACTTGCCCTGTGTCTCACCAAGCCAATGCTCGCCGAGCTCACGGCGTGCCAGCCTGGGCTTACCGATACATGGCCGACTGGAACAATACTCGTCTGTTTCCTACCAGCGGTGCGTATCATGGAGTCGACCTACACATGATCTTTGGAGCGTCAACAGATGTCAGTGGCTTGCCCACGACTGCGGACCAGAGGAGtttgacgaggctgatgcAGCACGCCTGGTTCTCTTTCAGCAATAACCCATCATCCGGGCTTAACAGCATTGGATGGCCGGAGTTTGACCAGAAAACTGCCTCATTGATTGTACTTGGTCAGAACAATACTCCCAAAGCACAATTTGTGCTCCCGTCAGATTTCAACTCGCCATGCCCCAATGTGACATTAGGTGGATCAGGAACATTGGGTCCGTAA